The window GGTGCCCAATATTTTGATAGATGGATAGGGGAACTTTTGATTAATTTTGTAATTGGATCTGTTATCTTCAATGAAATTATATCTCCTCCTTTATTAAAATGGTGTCTTACTAAGGCTGGGGAAACTACGAGGTAATTATGAGATCTAAACTCAAAATTGTAGACATCCTGAATTCAATTCCCATGCATCCTTATGCCCTGTTACATGCAACTGAACCTATTGAATATGTCAAAAGGCGCCTTGAACAATTCGAGGTGTTGAGAAATCTTTATGTAATAGATAACGAAGAACGATTAATAGGCTATGTGTCTCTTGGAAGGCTTATACGCTATTTGACCTCTACGAGAAGGAAGACAAGTTTTCATTACCATACTTTATTGGAATATGTATCGGCAAAGACAGTTTTAGATTTGATGGAAGAAGATATAGTTTTTGCAAGGAAAATGGACCTAGCAGAAGACGTATTACATAAGATGATCTGGAGGGGAATAAAAGAGGTCCCTGTGATCGACGAGGGTAGGAGAGTTATATCAAACGTAGGGATATTGGATCTTTGGAGATTTACAGAGGATAGAGTCAGTTAAATTCTAGACCATGAGTCTATATGTCGATTACTCAATCAAAGGGAGTCGCG is drawn from Dissulfuribacter thermophilus and contains these coding sequences:
- a CDS encoding CBS domain-containing protein, whose protein sequence is MRSKLKIVDILNSIPMHPYALLHATEPIEYVKRRLEQFEVLRNLYVIDNEERLIGYVSLGRLIRYLTSTRRKTSFHYHTLLEYVSAKTVLDLMEEDIVFARKMDLAEDVLHKMIWRGIKEVPVIDEGRRVISNVGILDLWRFTEDRVS